The sequence CCATCTAAGTGAGACGAAAACTCAACCCCCTCCTCGGTAATACGAGAAATATCTTTCAAGGAAAAAACCTGAAATCCACCGGAATCAGTAAGAAGTGCCCCCCCCCAGTTTTCAAAGCGGTGCAAACCACCGGCACTGCGAATAACCTCACTACCGGGACGCAAATGCAGATGATACGTATTCCCTAAAATTATGGAAGCCCCTGTCTGAGAAACATCATGCGGAGAAAGTGTTTTCACACATCCCTGGGTACCCACAGGCATGAAAACCGGAGTTTCTACCGGACCGTGATCTGTATAAAAGACGCCCGCACGAGCATCTCCACTGCGCCCGTGTAGCTCAAATGAAAAGGTATTTCCCACAATCTATCCTTACTGCCATACAACAAGATTAAAGAAGTCATTAAATATATTTTGTGAACCACAGATAATGCCCCGAGATTTCAAATTCATTTCACCTCCATCAATATCTGCCATACCCCCGCCTGCTTCCCGCAGTATACAAAGCCCTGCAGCAAAATCCCACGGATGTAGTTCATACTCAAAAAATGCGTCAAATCGTCCGGCTCCTGTCCAACAAATATCAAGGGCCGCACTCCCCGTTCTACGCAACCCGCGAATATTATGGTGAAACAAAGCCTGCACTGTATCAAGGGTTTTTCGCATCATTTCACCTCGATCGTAATAAAAGCCTGTGCAAATAAGGGCTTGAGACCAGCCTGTTCGTTGCGAAACAACCATGGGTTGACCATTCAAAAAGGCGCCTTTTCCCCGTTCTGCGTAAAACAGTTCATCACGGGAAGGGTCATATACAGCCCCGACCTGCACCACACCATTCTGTGCATAGGCGATGGAAACACTATAATGGGGCATACCGCAAGAAAAATTATTGGTGCCATCAAGGGGATCAACAACCCACAGATGCTCTGCATGCAAATCAACCTGCTCTGCAGACTCTTCACCCAAAAAAAGATGCGTAGGATATGCCTCTGCAATAGCGGTACGAATGTATGCTTCAGCAGCATAGTCAGCTTCTGTTACTGTATTGATAGCGGAACCTTTTTCTGAAATGTGAGCAACACCGTAATAGTCCTGCACTATTTTTCCAGCGCTACGAATAATCTCCGTGAGAAACTCTTCCATGACTCCTCCAATAAAAAAAGGCCGAAGCTACTGCTCCGGCCTTTATATTAACGTCGTCCGTATACGATCTTTTCTTTCTTTTCACTCTTCTCTTCACTGCGAGGTGCTTCAGTCTTTTCGGGAGTAACCTTTGCTGGAGCAGCCTCTTTCCGAGGAGCCTGTACTTCATCACGAGCCTTTGGCGCAGTTGGAGCCGGAGCCTTCGGCGTTTCTTTCCGAGGAGCTCTGTTGGCGTTTGATGCATCATTGTTCTCGCTCGTCTTCTTATTTGACGAAGTGTCTTTCCGCACATTTTTCTGAGACGGACGGCTCTGCTGCTGAGATCCACCCTTCCCGCCTCTTGCATTAGCAGTATTTTTCTTCAACTCACGATTAATATCACGTAAGGATTTATCCGGAGAACTTACCTTTGGCGTAGTATCTTTCTGAGTATTTTGGCGTCTATTTCCGCCAGATGATCCATCTTTGCTTCCGCCAGATCCGCGTCCACCCCGTCCCTGCGTATTATTTCGATTATTTCGGGGGGCTCCACTTCTCTGGCCATTACCACCCTTTGAATCATTTCCCCGACCTTTTCCGCCAGAGCGAGAATCGCGTTTATTCGAATTCTGTTTTTTTGTGTTGCGATTATTTTGTTGCCGTCTATTGGCAAAGGATTTCTTAAAATCCTCTAAGCTGTTATCCAGCTGTGAAAGCTTGATAAGAATAACAATCTGCAAGACTGCAAGAATTATTACGACAGCAAATAAAGCATGGTTTTCCATAAAATCTTTCTCCATTACATGTTCTGTAAAAGCCTCATTACGTATAATCAATAGATAGGTCTATCCAGTAAAGGCTGATGCTGCATTGGTTGCGAGGCTCTAAATATAGACTCAACACACTCCGTACCATGTTTTTTTACGTAATCAACGGAATATTCACGCAGCCTTTATATGTACCTGTTTTAAATATTTCAAAGAGCCGGCCTTACAATTCTATATCACCAATACCATCAGACATATCTTTTACTTCATCTATTCGTTCTAGATATTGATTGATACGATGCACACAACGTGCAGAAATCAATAATTTTGCCCAAATGAAGAAGAGAATGAGACCGAAAAAAAACAACACTAAAATCCAAAGCCACTGAATGGTTTCAGCCATACATCTCTTCTCCCAACAAAAATATGTTATCCCACAGGAAGATATCAGAATAAATTAAAAATAATATTCCCATGGGACCAACTCACTAAAAATTCGTTGCGGTATTCCGCGTGTTATAGAAACGATCTATTACCGAAATTGTTTCTTCCACATCATCTGTTATATGAAGTAAGCCCGTGTCTTCAGGGCTAATATACTTGCTCTCAAGCATCACCGTTTCAATCCAATCAACCATGCCTTTCCAATACTCTTTCCCCATAAGGACAAGAGGAAGCTGTGGTGTTTTTTGTGTTTGGATTAAGGTAAGGGTTTCAAACATTTCATCAAGAGTACCATACCCACCGGGCAAAATAACCACTGCGGCAGCATAGCGGAGAAACATCACCTTACGAACGAAAAAATAGCGAAAATGCATCTCCACATTCTGATACGCATTGGGAGTTTGCTCAAAGGGAAGCTCTATATTAAGGCCAATAGAGTCGCCTCCTCCATCGCGGGCACCTCGATTAGCCGCTTCCATAATACCCGGACCACCTCCGGTAATTACACCATACCCGTGCTCTGCCAAACTTCGAGAAAGGTTCATTGCCATCTTGTAATACGGTTCTTCTTCCCGAGTACGGGCTGAACCAAACACAGAGATACAGGGACCACGATTCGATAGTGTCTCTATACCCTCAACAAACTCTGAAATAATTCGAAACATTCTCCATGTTTCTTCTACATCATGACGATCCGCTTTTGCAACCATAGAATCCTCCAGGATAAACACAGGAAGTGTAACCGTTCTATTCTACAATACTGCGTAAAAAACAACAAGAAGTTTTCTCATATCTCTTTTATTTTCAGTCTGTACTATCTTCTAACGCAGCTTCATATCCATCCCAACTGCGTATTAAGCTCCCCAATCGATTCCAACGTATTTTTGCAGGAAGAAGAAACCATGGAACATCTTCTTCAAGTGAAAAATAGATAATAAACGCTTGAGCTTTTACAAAATTATCGTTCACAAACCCCCAAAAACGAGAATCTGAAGAATTGTCGCGATTATCACCCACGGCAAAATAATTATCATTCTGTACTACATATTCTTGGATCTCCGTACCATCAATCGTAAGGGTCTGCCCAATAGTTAGGGTATCATCGGGATAATAGTAGGAAAAGCGCTTTTCGATTTCCTCAAAAACCAAGACATAGTTAAACCAGTAAAAATGAGGGTTTTGATCAATCAGATCAAACCATTCAGAGGAAAAACGAAAACGACTAATAATGTCATAAGGCCACATATTGTCAGAGACAAACTGGTTCCCAAACTCTTGCTGCGCATCTCCGTTTACTTTGAAGGTGTAGTAGTCCCGTATGCGTTTTCTTGGATTCTCTTGATGAATCAACCGCTTGTAGAAGAGAAATTCTCGCAAGGGCGCATTGACAAGATCGAGGGTATCTCCACGGCCAGGAATATACAAGGGGTCAAACTCTTCTATCAATCGATTATAGGGCTCAACAAAGGAAAATTGACCGTTCTGCAAAAATTGAGCTGAGTCAGGGGGCAACGTGCGAACACTATTAATATACATATCAGCACCATCAAACCACACCGTATCACCAGCAACCGCTACAAAGCGCTTGATATAGTCTTTACGCTCCGGCCCAGGGTATTTAAAAATAACCACATCCCCCCGTTGTGGGGTTCGGATACCGGGAAATTTGAGGTAGGTAAAGGGAATAACCGGTGCACCATACACAAATTTTAGCCCTAGAAGGAAATCACCGGCAAGCAGAGATCCCTCCATTGATTTGGTAGGAATAG is a genomic window of Chitinivibrio alkaliphilus ACht1 containing:
- a CDS encoding inositol monophosphatase family protein, with the translated sequence MEEFLTEIIRSAGKIVQDYYGVAHISEKGSAINTVTEADYAAEAYIRTAIAEAYPTHLFLGEESAEQVDLHAEHLWVVDPLDGTNNFSCGMPHYSVSIAYAQNGVVQVGAVYDPSRDELFYAERGKGAFLNGQPMVVSQRTGWSQALICTGFYYDRGEMMRKTLDTVQALFHHNIRGLRRTGSAALDICWTGAGRFDAFFEYELHPWDFAAGLCILREAGGGMADIDGGEMNLKSRGIICGSQNIFNDFFNLVVWQ
- a CDS encoding TIGR00730 family Rossman fold protein → MVAKADRHDVEETWRMFRIISEFVEGIETLSNRGPCISVFGSARTREEEPYYKMAMNLSRSLAEHGYGVITGGGPGIMEAANRGARDGGGDSIGLNIELPFEQTPNAYQNVEMHFRYFFVRKVMFLRYAAAVVILPGGYGTLDEMFETLTLIQTQKTPQLPLVLMGKEYWKGMVDWIETVMLESKYISPEDTGLLHITDDVEETISVIDRFYNTRNTATNF
- the lepB gene encoding signal peptidase I, whose protein sequence is MTKSGRRGEKEGILNFSKEMISALATALIFIIYVIQAFTIPTKSMEGSLLAGDFLLGLKFVYGAPVIPFTYLKFPGIRTPQRGDVVIFKYPGPERKDYIKRFVAVAGDTVWFDGADMYINSVRTLPPDSAQFLQNGQFSFVEPYNRLIEEFDPLYIPGRGDTLDLVNAPLREFLFYKRLIHQENPRKRIRDYYTFKVNGDAQQEFGNQFVSDNMWPYDIISRFRFSSEWFDLIDQNPHFYWFNYVLVFEEIEKRFSYYYPDDTLTIGQTLTIDGTEIQEYVVQNDNYFAVGDNRDNSSDSRFWGFVNDNFVKAQAFIIYFSLEEDVPWFLLPAKIRWNRLGSLIRSWDGYEAALEDSTD